A region of the Pricia mediterranea genome:
GAATACATCTGCCTGCCACAAGAATGGAAGCATGGGGTTGTTGAAAAGAAACCCGAAAACCTAAGTTTCAAAGAAGCTGCGGCCTTACCCGTGGGAGCAATGACTGCCATGTTCCTCCTTGAAAAAGCGTACCTAAGTCTCGGCATTAAAAAGGGGAGAAAAGTACTGATTTACGGTGCATCGGGAAGTGTGGGAAGCTATGCCGTTCAAATTGCGACCCGGCAAGGTGCAACGGTTACAGGTGTATGCAGCGGTTCTAATTTTGAAATGGTAAAATCATTGGGCGCAGAAAACGTAATAGATTATAAAAAAGAGGATTATTCAATTCTTGAGGAAAAATTCGACATTGTTTTTGACGCAGTGGGCAAGACAACAAAATCAAAGGCAAAAAAAGTTTTGAATACCAAAGGTGCTTTCGTTTCGGTCAAGATGCTGACAAAAGAAAAAAGTGATAGTCTCAAGCGAATAAAAAATCTTGCAGAAGAGAAAAAACTAAAACCATTTATTGATAGGATATTTACGTTGGATGAAATCGTAAGTGCCCATGAATACGTTGATTCGGGACGCAAAAGGGGAAATGTGGTCATTGATATCATACAATAAACCGAATATGTTGTTCAATATCCGTTTAACAAATTACAGCAATGAAAATCTTTCGAAAAATACGGTTAAATCTATTGAGTGAAAATAAGACCAGAAAGTACTTAATATATGCCATTGGCGAAATTATTCTGGTGGTAACAGGTATTTTGATTGCCTTACAAATCAACAATTGGAACCTATGATAAGTAACGAACCAAAAATGCATGAACAAGTCCGGAAGACGATACTGTTGTTTTTGGGAATTTTGACCTTGCTAAGTGCTATCTGTTATTACGCAATACTCAAATTGAACCCGACAAGCATCTATGTCGGGGCTTTAATGATGTGCCCTGCATTATCGGCCTTTATTACATTGAAACTAATGAAAAGACCCATTTCAATTCTTCCCTGGGGCTTGAAACGCTTGAAATACTTGCGCTTATCCTACTTAATTCCAGTGGGCTACATTACGATTTCTTATACATTAATTTGGGTGTTCGGTTTTGGAAATGTGCCCAATCAGGAAACCATTACCGAGTGGTCGCAAGAATTAGGAATGGGAGGGTTCAGCAGTTCGTTCGTACTATTGACCATGATCGTTCTTTTATCGGTCGTTGGCGTTGTAAAGAACATTGGTTCTACGTTGGGCGAAGAAATAGGATGGCGCGGCTTCTTAATATATGAACTTCGAAAGCTATTTTCTTTTGGCGGTGTTTCCATGAGTAGCGGATTGATTTGGGCGATATGGCATTGGCCAATTATCTATTTGGTTTACAGAGGAAGTGGAAACCTGATATTCCATATTGCAGCTTTCACTGTAATGATAATGGCAATATCGATCATTTTGGCCTATTTTACTTTTAAGTCGAACAGCTTGTGGCCAGCGGCTCTATTTCATTCCGTACATAATATTTTCATACAGAAAATCTTCACGCCCTTGACCATAACGAATGAGAGCAGTACTTTTTGGATTGATGAATATGGACTCATGCTACCGATTATCACGACGATTATTGCCATTTATTTTTGGAGAAGGGCGAAAGTTGAGAACTTATAAGTTTTCAATCTTAAAATGAAAAAACAACCGCATCATGACAAAGAACCGAACAAAACAAATACTCAGAATACTATTCATTGCTATAAGTATTGGCTCTTTGTACTTCGTGCCATGGATACTGGTAAAGGCCTGGATTTTACCGTTGCCCGATACGGTGCAAGAGCAAGTGGATGAAATCATCATCAGTATATCAAAGAGAAATCCTGTTACCGCTAGAACTGAACAATACGTTTTTTCGCCTGACGAGGTTCATCTAGATGATGTAATGGGCGGCTATTATGGGGGCATTGATAAAAGAGTGGAATTTATCGGAGATTGTAATCAATCGTATTGTAAAATCCTGAGAAGAGAAAAAAATTCATAAGCAGTGCTCTAAGATAAAACAATGCTAAAATTCTTTCGAAAAATTAGGCGTAAGCTTGTTGCTGAAAATAAACTTCGTAACTACCTATTGTATGCCATAGGAGAGATCGTACTCGTCGTTATTGGAATATTGATCGCTTTGGCCATCAACAACAGCAATCAAAACAGGGCGATCAAGGAAAAGGAACGGACGTATTTGACAGGCTTAAAGGATGAATTTCAGACCAGTAAGTCGAAACTGGAAAAATTGATCGAGGTCAACAGAGGTAATTACGAAGGGGCAAAAAAAATAATTGGGCACATGTCAAAGGATACCATTGCCATTACGGAACAGCAGTTTTCCGAATTGCTCTATAGTTCGTTCGTTTCGGATATTTCCTTTAATCCCAATAATTCCCTACTCAATGAAATGCTCAATTCCGGAAGTTTAAGAGATATCTCGAACCAGCGGTTGAGAATATATTTGACCAATTGGATATCAACTTTGGAAGATATTGCCAAACAGGAGATTGAACTGGCCCGACAAAGGGAAAAAGCACTGGATATGTTCCGAACCGAAGAAAACAGCATCCGTACCATTTTCAACTTAGCAGGGGCGAGTCAAGAATTAAATCTACCGGAACGGAAAAAACAGAGCAGCAACTTGCATTTATTGAATTCCAAAGAATTCGAGAATAACCTTCTTTTGTTCATGCTTACGGCATATGCGACGGAAGATGCACATTATGATCCGTTAATGGAACACCTAAATTCCATTTTGGAATTGTTGGAAGCGGAGATCAAGAAATAACAAAAGGTAGGTTCGATATAAATTGGCTATCCATGCTATCCCCGAAGACAAAAAGAAACATTTCACGGATTATTCCGTACGGCGTGATCTGGCTTGTGCTGGGATGGGTCAACCTATTCTCCCAGGAAGCCGTTCTGACCGCTGCACTTGAAGAAAATTCAGCTCAGTCTGCCGTTATCAGGATGACTCCCACGGTTTTTATTTTTGCCAGTATAGCCGTCATTGTAGTCGGATTACTGGTGGGCACCATCGAAGTCGTATGGCTTGGTAATCTGTTCGGCAAAAAGAGTTTTTTACGGAAAATTGGCTACAAGCTTGTCTTTTATACCATTTTCTTGCTGCTGATCATCCTCATCTGCTACCCTATCGCGGCCGCCTTGGAGTCCCGAATATCCCTTTTTGACCCCATCATTTTGGACAAATTGTGGAACTTTCTCAACAATATCGAATTTACAAGTACCATGGTCTCCATCTCCTTCAGTCTGTTCGTAAGTCTTTTTTATTCCGAGATCAGTGAGAACATAGGTCATGGCGTTCTGATGAACTTCTTTACCGGAAAATACCATACCCCGAAAGAGGAAAAGCGCATCTTCCTGTTTTCCGATATGAAATCCTCGACCGCGATAGCAGAGCGATTGGGCCACATCGAATACTTTGAACTGCTCAGGCAGTACTATTCCGATTTCTCGGATGCCATTGTTCGCCATTCGGGGGAAGTCTATCAATATATCGGAGATGAAATCGTCATCTCTTGGAAGTATGAAGACGGCATCAAGAACAACAATTGTATCAACTGTTTTTTTGCCATGAAAGAAGCCCTCAAAAAGAGGGCGGATGGGTACAATAATACTTTTGGCGTAGCACCCACCTTTAAAGCGGGACTTCATGTGGGCATGGTAACCACTGGCGAAATAGGTGCACTGAAAAAGGAAATTATTTTTACGGGCGATGTTTTAAATACCACCGCCCGTATTCAAGCGCTTTGTAATCAATACAATGTGAACCTATTGGTTTCTGAAGATTTGGTCAATGAGTTGGAATCAGCTAGCAAGTTTCAGATTACATCTTTGGGTAAAAATGAATTAAGGGGCAAAGAAGAGAACCTAGAGTTATTTACCGTTCGTCATAAGTGTTGATAATTGGCTGAGCTTTAGTTTGTTCGGTAACAAAGGAATAATCTTATCGTCATACTTATATCACATAAAAAAAATGAAAAAATGACAATTCTAGTAGTAGGGGCAAGCGGAGCAACAGGACAACATTTGGTAGCACAACTTCTGGAACAGGGCCAATACGTCAAAGCTGTTGTACGGTCTGCTGGAAAGTTGCCGGAATCCATCAGAAATGAACATAATTTGTCCATTATAGAGGCCAGTATTTTGAATCTTAGCGATACGGAAATGGCGGAACATGTAGCCGGTTGTGATGCCATAGCCTCGTGCTTGGGTCATAACCTAACCTTTAAGGGTATTTATGGCAAGCCGCAAAGATTGGTTGCCGATGCCGCACGAAGGTTATGCGGCGCAATTAAGGCGAACAATCCAGAAAAGCCTGTCAAATATGTACTGATGAATACTTCAGGGAACAGGAATCGCGATTTGGATGAACCTATTTCATCTGCTCAAAGAGGCATTATCGCATTGTTGCGGTTGTTATTGCCCCCACACGTTGATAATGAAAAGGCCGCGGATTTTCTACGAACCGAAATCGGTCAAAAAGATACAATGATCGAATGGACGGCAGTTCGCCCCGACGGATTAATCAATGAATCGGAGGTAACGGAGTACGAAGTACATCCCTCTCCTATCAGGAGCCCGATTTTTGATGCCGGAAAGGTTAGCAGGATCAACGTAGCCCATTTTATGGCAAACTTGATCAGTAATGATGACCTTTGGCAAAAATGGAAGGGGCAAATGCCCGTTATTTATAGCAAAGAGATGTCATCATAATGCGAGGTGTTTGTTAAATGACTACGTTACGGGACTCTAGGTTTGGGAGAATTAACTTTACTAACACGGATGCCATTTTGCTTGTATAATACTGATATAAATATTAAACCAAACATTTTGGTTGTTTACTAATAGCGTATCAAGTAAAAATTTGAATTGGAAATGAACTATCGAAACTAATCACAAGCCTAAAGGATTAAAAAGACTTTTTAAGTTAATCGACAGCATCAACAAAATAATGACCAAGACTAAGCGTATGAAACAACTTCAGCATAAATTAATTTTTCCATCCATTGTTTTGGTTTTTCTGGGTTCTTGTTCCAATCCATCTAAAAATTCTGTTACCTCAAGTGTTCATTCAGATTGTATTAACCAAGAAGGATCAGTTGATAAGAAAGTTCAACTAGAAGCTGGAATTCGTGGGCAAGTGAAGTTTTTGGGAGAGGATGAAAATTTCAGCTCCATAACAAATAAAATGTCAGAATACAAAATTCCGGCTTTATCTCTTGCGGCAATACATCAAGGCAGGATTGAATGGGCAGATATTTATCAAAATACAGATTTTCCCGAAGAACAAAAATTGGACTGTGCGAGTATTTTTCAGGCAGCTTCATTGTCTAAACCAGTTACCTTTCTAGCGGCACTTCGTATGCATTCGGCTGGCGAAATAGATCTAGATGAAAATATCCAAAATTACCTAAAGCATTTTGAACTGCCCCAAGGCAAACAAACGGCGGAGAACCCAGTTACGTTTCGCAATATTTTCTCCCATACGTCCGGAATCAGTGCCGGGGGATATGAGGGATACGCGAAAGATCTTGCCATACCCTCTGATATAGATATTTTGAGAGGTAATGAAGGGGTCAATACTCCGGCGATAGCCATAATCTCAGCGCCAAATGAAATGCTGGCTTACTCCGGTGGTGCCTACACATTAGCCGAACTGGCGCTTCAAGACATATACGGTGATGAATTCTCGAACATCATGAAAAAATGGATTCTTGAGCCTGCCGGAATGGAACACTCTGAATTCACACAACCATTACTTGACCCGATAACTAATCAGGTAGCCAAAGGTTACACGCAGTCAGGAGACATTTTAGAAGGTGGATGGAAAAACTACCCAGAGCAGGCTGCGGCAGGTCTTTGGAGCAACGCTATTGATATGGCAAAATTCCTAGTTGAAATCTATAATGCCTATCAAGGAAAAAGCTCGATATTTTCACAATCCGACATTAAATCGATTTTAGGCCAAGAACGAGACGGCCTAGTTTATGGATTCATAGTGAACCGGTCCGGAGATGATATTGCCATTACTCACTACGGAGGTAATGCAGGTTATCGCACGGGAATGACTATAAGTCTTACAAGTGGCAATGGTTTGGTCTATTTGATCAATTCGGACAATGGAGTGCCCCTGGGGAATGAACTCCTTCTATCTGCCTCACAAGTATATAACTGGCAGCATTTTAAGCAAATCGATGCTCGGCGGAAAGAGGTAAGTTCAGAAGTTTTAAAAGGATTGATAGGTAAATACAAGTGGAACGGTCAAATAGACCTTTCGATTACATATGATGAAAATGATAACCTTATTTCACTTTATTTTCCAAATGGAGATGAATATAAACTAACCCCGATTCGTGGTGATGAACTGGACTTTATCGATCCAAATACTGGTGTGAAGGTTTCGTTTTTAAAGAATGGAGACTTCAAATCTTTCTCCCTCTACGGGCAAACTGCTGTTAAATTGAAATCAAAACAGATGCCAACAAAAAATGAACGGTATTAAAATGACTGATTATTTGAACAGTTGGCGGTCATCTGAAAAATATGAAGAATAAAAAGATTATCACATTCTTAATAATCACCTTTTTATGGTCATGGACTTCATGGTTAATTGGTCTTAATTATCTAAAAGGCGGAATAACGCAAGAGACCATGAGTGTGTTCTTAATATTCTTCTTTGCTGGTGTTTATGGCCCAACTATTAGTGCCATAATTACGTGTATGTTCTTTGATGGCACCCCGGGAGTCTTGAACTTGTTTAAAAAGTTATTGATTTATAACGTCTCTTATAAAAATTACATTTTCATCATTTTGGCACCAATTATTTTTGTCATTATAGGAATTGGGCTGTACAGCTTTTTGATTGGAGATATCGGGAACATTGAACCTAAGGCGTTTCTTTCGATTCCCACAATATTATGGGCTGGATTATATGCCGGGCCTCTTGGGGAAGAATTGGGGTGGAGAGGTTATCTGTTGCCTGAATTTCAAATGCAATTTTCGAATTTACGAAGTGCGATTTTTATTGGAATAATTTGGTTTGCTTGGCACATTCCTCTATTCTGGGCACCTTTTGGAACCTTGGTCAGTGGAGAAGCGATTTCTTTTTTGCCGGTAATAACATATTTTGCTATGTTAATTTGTCTTTCAATTATAATCACTTGGCTGGTAATTAACTCCAAAGGGAGCGTGCTAGTTGCGATTTTGTTTCATCTGTCGATTAATGCTGGAATTGCATTGCTGTTTTTTCCAGAATTGAATTTAGATTTCAAAAAAGTGCATTTATTATCCAGCGTAGGAATGCTACTATTCACCGCAATATTGATAGTGAAAAATAAACCACTATGGAATAAAAATCCATAGTGGTTTATTTTTTGTTGGAAATTACATTTACCCAATCTTCAACTGTCCTCAAATTATCATCGTGCAATTTCGCCCAATACGGAAAATCGGTCCGCCCAACGTGGTACATCGAATGATTTGCTCCCTTTAATTGAACAATATCAAAACTTTCGTTACCCCCTTTTTCCAACGCCTTTGAGATTAT
Encoded here:
- a CDS encoding NAD(P)-dependent alcohol dehydrogenase encodes the protein MKAAIYNKYGPPNVITLAEVEKPRPKDDEILIKIHAATVTSGDVRLRGSDFPPLFWLPARLIFGLFKPKKKILGHELAGSIEAVGKNVSKFKIGDHVFGTTTMLKKGSYAEYICLPQEWKHGVVEKKPENLSFKEAAALPVGAMTAMFLLEKAYLSLGIKKGRKVLIYGASGSVGSYAVQIATRQGATVTGVCSGSNFEMVKSLGAENVIDYKKEDYSILEEKFDIVFDAVGKTTKSKAKKVLNTKGAFVSVKMLTKEKSDSLKRIKNLAEEKKLKPFIDRIFTLDEIVSAHEYVDSGRKRGNVVIDIIQ
- a CDS encoding CPBP family intramembrane glutamic endopeptidase, which translates into the protein MHEQVRKTILLFLGILTLLSAICYYAILKLNPTSIYVGALMMCPALSAFITLKLMKRPISILPWGLKRLKYLRLSYLIPVGYITISYTLIWVFGFGNVPNQETITEWSQELGMGGFSSSFVLLTMIVLLSVVGVVKNIGSTLGEEIGWRGFLIYELRKLFSFGGVSMSSGLIWAIWHWPIIYLVYRGSGNLIFHIAAFTVMIMAISIILAYFTFKSNSLWPAALFHSVHNIFIQKIFTPLTITNESSTFWIDEYGLMLPIITTIIAIYFWRRAKVENL
- a CDS encoding DUF6090 family protein produces the protein MYAIGEIVLVVIGILIALAINNSNQNRAIKEKERTYLTGLKDEFQTSKSKLEKLIEVNRGNYEGAKKIIGHMSKDTIAITEQQFSELLYSSFVSDISFNPNNSLLNEMLNSGSLRDISNQRLRIYLTNWISTLEDIAKQEIELARQREKALDMFRTEENSIRTIFNLAGASQELNLPERKKQSSNLHLLNSKEFENNLLLFMLTAYATEDAHYDPLMEHLNSILELLEAEIKK
- a CDS encoding adenylate/guanylate cyclase domain-containing protein gives rise to the protein MLSPKTKRNISRIIPYGVIWLVLGWVNLFSQEAVLTAALEENSAQSAVIRMTPTVFIFASIAVIVVGLLVGTIEVVWLGNLFGKKSFLRKIGYKLVFYTIFLLLIILICYPIAAALESRISLFDPIILDKLWNFLNNIEFTSTMVSISFSLFVSLFYSEISENIGHGVLMNFFTGKYHTPKEEKRIFLFSDMKSSTAIAERLGHIEYFELLRQYYSDFSDAIVRHSGEVYQYIGDEIVISWKYEDGIKNNNCINCFFAMKEALKKRADGYNNTFGVAPTFKAGLHVGMVTTGEIGALKKEIIFTGDVLNTTARIQALCNQYNVNLLVSEDLVNELESASKFQITSLGKNELRGKEENLELFTVRHKC
- a CDS encoding NAD(P)-dependent oxidoreductase; this translates as MTILVVGASGATGQHLVAQLLEQGQYVKAVVRSAGKLPESIRNEHNLSIIEASILNLSDTEMAEHVAGCDAIASCLGHNLTFKGIYGKPQRLVADAARRLCGAIKANNPEKPVKYVLMNTSGNRNRDLDEPISSAQRGIIALLRLLLPPHVDNEKAADFLRTEIGQKDTMIEWTAVRPDGLINESEVTEYEVHPSPIRSPIFDAGKVSRINVAHFMANLISNDDLWQKWKGQMPVIYSKEMSS
- a CDS encoding serine hydrolase domain-containing protein, with amino-acid sequence MKQLQHKLIFPSIVLVFLGSCSNPSKNSVTSSVHSDCINQEGSVDKKVQLEAGIRGQVKFLGEDENFSSITNKMSEYKIPALSLAAIHQGRIEWADIYQNTDFPEEQKLDCASIFQAASLSKPVTFLAALRMHSAGEIDLDENIQNYLKHFELPQGKQTAENPVTFRNIFSHTSGISAGGYEGYAKDLAIPSDIDILRGNEGVNTPAIAIISAPNEMLAYSGGAYTLAELALQDIYGDEFSNIMKKWILEPAGMEHSEFTQPLLDPITNQVAKGYTQSGDILEGGWKNYPEQAAAGLWSNAIDMAKFLVEIYNAYQGKSSIFSQSDIKSILGQERDGLVYGFIVNRSGDDIAITHYGGNAGYRTGMTISLTSGNGLVYLINSDNGVPLGNELLLSASQVYNWQHFKQIDARRKEVSSEVLKGLIGKYKWNGQIDLSITYDENDNLISLYFPNGDEYKLTPIRGDELDFIDPNTGVKVSFLKNGDFKSFSLYGQTAVKLKSKQMPTKNERY
- a CDS encoding CPBP family intramembrane glutamic endopeptidase, whose product is MKNKKIITFLIITFLWSWTSWLIGLNYLKGGITQETMSVFLIFFFAGVYGPTISAIITCMFFDGTPGVLNLFKKLLIYNVSYKNYIFIILAPIIFVIIGIGLYSFLIGDIGNIEPKAFLSIPTILWAGLYAGPLGEELGWRGYLLPEFQMQFSNLRSAIFIGIIWFAWHIPLFWAPFGTLVSGEAISFLPVITYFAMLICLSIIITWLVINSKGSVLVAILFHLSINAGIALLFFPELNLDFKKVHLLSSVGMLLFTAILIVKNKPLWNKNP